Within the Salvia hispanica cultivar TCC Black 2014 chromosome 4, UniMelb_Shisp_WGS_1.0, whole genome shotgun sequence genome, the region AACTTCAAATTTTGTAGTAATATAAAACAAAGgtgaaataatttatatgaatGGTGTATTTACCCCAAACATATATACCTGGTGTATCACATAGTTAATTTATCGGCGGACTCAAAGAAATATCGTGCAGGTGCTTCTCGGTCGATCACTTCAAACATCTACTAATACATCTGCTGAAGCCCTGCcatgattaattttttcattttttttgtttgttaaatgaaaaagtctttataaaaaatttaaattacttataaatatattttcaaataaaatttaaaaaatacagtactctttatcaaaaaaatattatgcatCCACTCTAGCTTAGATTATGAAACGCGTAATATCTATAGAGGTTGTATTAGGCAAGTGATTGATTAGGGTTAGTACTTAGATTAGTGACAAATATAGACACGAAAATGgacaaaatttaatgattGCAGAAACACAAACATTAGCCATAAAACACTCTAAGTCAAACAGAATCGCTTTGCGGATTATCCCTATCATCCAAATTCCATCATCTCTATATGTCACTACACacacaatatataaaacaaataatatgaATACCCTAGCTAATTattataagaaataataaCTTAATCATTTCATAACACTTTTTGTTCATTCAATGATACGACCTGTAAATTTAGCTTCccaatttgatttaaataaaccaaaaccGAGGggttttattcatttttgttataaaaacTTACTCCATATATGCATGTAATTTCGATATATACACATGCATATCATGTTTAAAGATATAGTTTGAAACGATAGCCTCGAAATAtcaattaatactataattaagtGATTTGATAATGGTAGGCTTTATAGATAACATTGAGAATACAatattgcatatatattagtattttgacttatcaataggttgataataaatggagtactatgttaaaaaacaaaaattatttaactagGTATATTGGTGCTTAGTAAGTTGTCTTCACTTATTCATCTGAAAGTGGTCGTTATTTTCCCGAGCACAATGACATGCTCCATAATTTTGTTACTCAGGTATCGGTAAGTTAGTGATGATCGTATTATAGAGCTTATTTACCAACTATTACGGTACCTGCTCGGTGAACGGCATTTTTTTGCAGTAAATGTCTATTTCTATAAAACCTAAAGCATAGTTTAGAATTGACACAGTGATACTCCATCAGTCCCATATAAATAggtcatattttcttttttgcccGTCACATAGAAATAgtccatatttatttatgctcCCCACAATTCAAACtacttttctccttctctcttactttcccaattatacattaaaactcatgttgaTCTCaaatgacctatttctatggaacggaggaagtattacttttaaatctaaaattgtACTCTGCCATCCTATTCAATAtgtctattttttctttttagtttatctgtTCACTCTCTAtatttagatataaatttcTCTCTTTAGTCTAccttaaatctcgtgtcacTTGAATGGAATATAGAAATAGTACTTTATAGTATGAAATAAAACGTAAATCTCGTGTTTCAGACACCTCAGCAATTACGAATTAGAGCATAAAGTACAAAATAAACTTATAATGGtaagtagtattattatagAATTTTAGCAACTGCACAAAATATTTCTCGAAAaagtaatttttcatttttaaatatgaatttaggcttttcctctttttatggtgtttttatttgtaattttcgtttttcaGTAATAGAAAGAAGTGGTGAATTTTGAACTCTACATTatactctcttttatttatactgAATTCGTTATGTTATATTACAAACATCATcgatttcataattaaatatttgggagctttcttaataaaataccacagtaataaaatatgtgattCTAGAATTCACACACAAGtgttaagaaatgtaaaaatacattattgaGGGAAAGATGTTGCTTAGCTATATTTGCTGTTTTGAAGCCAGTAATGGCATGTGGGTTATGATTGAGTCCTCATCGAATCATGGCTTTTCTCCCTCTATAAATACCCTTCCCTAATTCTCCATTCTTCATCACTGCATAAACTTGAGCCATGGCTGATGAAGGCAAGCATGACAACAGCTTGTTGTGGAACGATGATCAATCGTGGACGTTTCCAGTTCTGCCCGTTGTAGACAACGGCGGGAAGGTACTGATTGACAGCGGCAGGATAGTGACCGCGCAAGAGCAACAGAGGGTGAATGACAAGGGGAAGAAGAGGGTGAGTGTCTCTGATGATCACGACCTGCATATACAGatcgagagagagaggagaaagaagatgagAGATATGTTTGTTATCCTTCATGATTTGATGCCTCACCTCCATCCCAGGGTAAACTTAAACTCATTTAAATTACTCCAATGATTGTTTAAGACTCTAGCTAAACTGTTTATGGTTCAAGGAAGAATCTTCTAACTCAAGTTGTCTGCCAAATATCAACAATCCAACATAAATACTGGATTATTGTTTGCTTAATTTGGCAATGTTATGCCATCATcaatttcattcaatttatgatttttagatCTAGGAATCAATTAATTAGAACAATCAACACCAACAGATTAAGTGGATaggtacatatatataagaaatcaATTTGGATGGATGCAGGCAGACAAAACGAGCATAGTTGATGAAGCAGTGGAGTACATCAAGCATCTGCGGGGAGTTGTGGAGGATCTGGAAAAGCACAAGGAGAAGAAACTGAAAGGCGGAAATGCTAATCTCAGCGCCCAATCATCGACAAGCCAGCAAAGGCCTCTAGTAGCAAATCTGAATGCTAGTTTCACAACATTGAGTTATCCAAATGTAGTGGTGAGTGTGTGTGGGATTGATGCCCATATCAATGTTGTTTGCAGCCCTACAAAGCCCAGGACAATCACTTATCTTGTCTTTCTCATCGACAAGTACAACCTCGACCTTGTCTCTGCTCACGTCTCCTCCGGCATCTACATGCTTCACGTCCGTGTAAGACATTATATTTTCTTGCCCCGTACATACATCTGCTAAACAATAGTATAACCATATCATGattgaattagggtttttgatgTTGCGAACGAGAATATTTACAAAGTCATCTGGCAATTCTTGTTCATGAaagtgtttatttttgtgtgattGCATTTAGTTAAATTGATTGATGAATGAAACAGGCAAATGGAGTTCCGCAGCAGTTCCCAGAGGCGGCACCATTTCTTGTGGAAGAAACCTACAAGCAAGTTGCAGATGAGCTCATGCTTTGGATTAATTCCTAAATAAAGGAATATCTGTTCCTTAGGTTCATTTCATGTTTGTTGAGAGGTTATCTCGACTATcgttcatgattttattttaattatgtaatgaaTCTCTTAGTTCaagttctatttttaaattctatgaattacttatatatatgttgGCCAAAGAAGCTTCAAGTTTCCATCTTATAGTTCGCCAAAAGTAGAAATACGCCTACTTTACTATAAACAAGATGTATTAGTATTAGAAAATCCGTTTTTGAATGGATGCAACAGCCAACACACAAATTATAATGAGAATAGGATAGCAGCTTGGgctccaaattaaatttaaacacAATTAGAAGAAAACTTCGGAGGCGGACACAGGTTGAGGGATGGAAGTGCTTAAGCCTTCCcaaacaagatttttttttcatattttttctatttgtaaagtttttgaatattaatgaTAACAGATTTGAGCCCTTCCCAAACCAATGTAATTGAAGACTAAATTGCTGGAATTGAATGATGTGAAGGGGCTGCACATATTTTGAGAATGGAGTCACATTTAAAAAGTAACCGTTTTGAGCTCCAATTAATgttttcttataaaataaaattgattatgaAATTTATCGAAGTTATAAATTTTGACCAATGAAAACTTCCTTGATTCCTTTTGCTATGTTGCAATTAAATTTACTTCAAATATAGCTAAAATGCATAACAGAgatattttctacttttcaagTACTTCTCACGTAATTCACTTCCTTACTTAATTCCTTTATctgtattaaatttatgatgGGTTGGACTAGtgtatatgattttttttatgatataatttttttcctatgTATGTATTATATTCCTTACGTCTTAAGATAGTTGAAGCATTTCTTTTGAACAtgggatttaagaaattgatgtgttaaatgttaaagtgaagagagaataaagtcagagagatgaaaaaagaataaagtatgagagcaATAAATTTTTCgtcaaaagaataaataactcaactaccttgaaacaatccaaaaaaagaatacgatCCAACTGCATTGGGACAGAagagtataatataattaaagttattccatcaatttactagaaatagaaattctttcatttttgaacCATTTCTTACAGAAACTTTCAGTTTACAAAATGGACTCACAAGTCACTACCCATTAGACTATGTTTATCGGTTTGGTTGGTCGACCGCCACCTCactttgaattaaaaaaacattgaaTGGAGCGGTCCCCCTCTCTCCAAGACCGTGGCCTCCTTCACCCCAATCCAGCAACTGCCTGGTCTTCATCCCTTCATTCAATGAGATTGTGCCAAATttagatattatttttttttataatttatatatctttaatactctctccgtccccgattaagagtcacacttgcatttctgcactcgttttgtaaaaataatactccctccgtcccccattaagagtcacacttttctatttcggtccgtccccaattaagagtcacacttcatttttaccataaatggtaagtatgtctcacattccactaactcacttcactcacattttattataaaaccaatataaaaaggtgggtcccacgttccactaacttttcaaccaacttttatttacatttcttaatacccgtgcccggtcaaactatgactcctaatcggggacggagggagtaataaatagttaaagtcgataaatagtaaaataagatagagaataagGTGGAGAAGAGTCctctttacattattctctctcttactttaccgtttttccactttaactatttattatcatttttacgaaacgagtgcagaaatgcaagtgtgactcttaatcggggacggatggagtatattatattaaaaaatataaaaaattatatcaaaattcatgatttttcttcCTTTATAAATAGAGACCATATTTGCTATAGTTTtgcatacaaaaaatatatcatcttTTCTCCTCCTATAATCcttgtttgataaaatttcatattttttagattcctttattgataaaatttcatatttacaataataagtatttcatgtaataataatattatgaaaaaataaatatataataggGTGGTTGGGTGGTCATTAATAAACcatgaaattatatttgattaggttggatgaatattgatgatgtaaaaaaaataaaaatgaattaaatattaaaaaagtggATGGTTGGGTGGTGATAAACTTAGATTTATTTGAATACAAATTACAAACGTAGATATCAATTGTTTTTccctttcattttttttttttttggtgtttcaataggtaaaattaaaagtgcaAGGAAATGGGGGTACAAGAAGTCACACGAGGGCAGTGGCCTCGTGGTTGGATCCGCACACACCTAACCCTATACATGGAATCTAGGTGCGGGAAAGCCATGGACAAGCCCATGGTCGACTAGCCTAACATCTAGTCTAACTATTACAAAAAACTCCATACCGGAGTTGGATCATGCCCTAATATCAACCTTGAGCAGGACCAAGCAAGGTTGGCTGCGGTCGGAACTCTTGACGGGGAATCCCACGAGTGGGCCTTGACATCGCCACGGTGTGTGTAGGGAAGTACTTGGTTGACCTCGGGCAGGGGTGTCGTCTAGCACATGGCCCCGTCCATATGACGTGTATACACCGAGGGGGTAGGTGGTGAACTCAAGGTGTCGAAAGACCCTTGGTTTGTTACGGCCTTGACCAAGCCATCTCCGCATCATGGTCGGGCGAAGCAGGCCAGTACGGGATGGAAAAGCCACGCGGTCTGCCACGCGCGTGACTAGGACTAAGCGCGTGCGCACACTGCCCCAAGTTTGTTGGCGCGTGGACTAGGGCACGTGTGGTCCACGCCGATCCTGCACTCTCGTGCCTTCCGAGGCACGTGCTGGCATTGACCGGCAAGTCGAGACAAAGCATGTCGAGACAAGGCGGATCAGGCGCAGGCTGGTGCCAGGCTGCCGACCTTGTCGTGTAGCGGCAGCTTTGGCTGACGAGCCTGCCGCGCCCGAGGACGGTGGTTGGCTCGGTCTTCCTCACATTTGGTGGCCAGCGACTAGGAGCCGCCGGCCAAATCCGACCAAGTCACGGTGGGGATGACCTCCCTACAATTATTTCCGGTTTTGAGTAAAAATAGATCACGCCCGGTGGGACTCGAACCCACAATCGCCTGATTAGAAGTCAGACGCCTTATCCATTAGGCCACGGGCGCTACTGTCCATCAATTTACTTGTTATCCTACAAagttataaaatatgtgtcccctaaaagggaaaaatagaagaataGATAGATTAGCAATTTCAGCAAagataaccaaaaaaaaatggcgCTGAGGTCACTAACACTACCGCCTCTTTCTCCGGTGGCGGCTCCGAAGAAGCCGGTAGCCGTCTATGCCGCAGTAATATCATCAACCTTGTCGGTTTATGGATCAATACGGAACTGTCAAACGCAGGAGAAACCCGTCGTTAAACAACGCTCCAAAAAACCCACCGGAATTATCTCACCAACTCCCGAGACCTTGTCTCCAGCTCCTCTGAAGAAGGTGCCATTTGACTAAGATTTTAAAGTTTCTTACTGCTAGTTTGGTTGTCTTTTACACTATAATTGTTCAGCCCCTTGTAAGGAGACATGCTATGTGATAGGTTCTGGTCCCAATTGGGTTCGGAACGGAAGAGATGGAAGCGGTGATAATGATTGATGTTTTGCGGCGGTCAGGAGCCCATGTTACGGTGGCTTCCGTCGAGGAGCAGCTGGAGGTTGAGGCTGCTGGTGGCACCAGACTGCTCGCTGACGCCTTTATCTCTGCTTGCTCTGATCAGACCTTCGATCTTGTTGCCCTGCCGGTGTGTTTATATACTGACTTTTGTTTATCtgtttgaaattgattttttcatttgaGCTTTATTGGTTATATAGCTTTGGTTTTGTTCTAATTGGTATACAATATTTGAAGTTCCTGGTTGTCACTAGACTTTGTTGTGTGTGATTAGGGAGGAATGCCAGGCTCTGCACGCTTAAGGGACTGCCAACTTCTTCGGGATATAACAACAAAACAGGCGGAGGCAAAGAGGTTATATGCTGCAATTTGTGCTGCTCCAGCGGTTGCACTTTTGCCCTGGGGTCTACTTAAGAGGAAACAGGTAATTCCAATTGTTTGATGGCCAACTCTTACTTATATTCTTTCTCTTTGTACGTTTGAGCTCATAGTATATGTGGTTAGACAACTTGTCACCCTGCGTTTATGGACAAACTACCCACCTTTTGGTCCgttaaatcaaatttacaaatttcgGGAGAGCTGACAACTAGTCGAGGCCCTGGCACTTGTTTTGAGTTTTCTCTGTCGCTAGTGGAACAGCTATTCGGTGCCTTGGTGACCGAGGAAATTGCTGCCACTTTGGTAAGAGTATCTGAATCACCTTCGTTTAGATAATAACTGAAACATATGCATGTCATAAGCATTATAATAGCCTAGCTACTTTTTTAAGGACATCTTAAATGTGATTCTTTAAGTATGTGTCTAATTATGATGTAGTTCAAAATTGAATGTTGTATTTCACCTCAGAGCTGGATATACTGCAATTATCAACAACCAAATAGAATTTAGGTGAAGAGCTGCTAAAGTTTTCTTGTCctggaaattttattttgttttctggCTAGTtcataaaattgtatttttgcTTTCAGCATTATCAGCTTgagataatatttttcttgtctCGTTGGACAGCTATTGAATGCTGCTGATGGTAACTCTAGGAAGGAAGAGTTTAACGAAGTTTCGTGGTCTTCTGATCACCCTCCTCAGGTAAGAATTTTAGCTACCTATGATACCCTAATATCTTCTGCAATCACTACTTGAatctttttatcatttaactTTCTCATCGATTTATTTAGCATTTAAAGAACTTCAAATGTTGGTTTTGGAAAATGTTGTAGGTTCTGATTCCGATTGCTAATGGttgtgaagaaattgaagtggTGACCGTTGTAGATATTCTACGACGAGCAAAAGCAAATGTTGTAGTTGCTTCAGTGGAAAAATCGTTGCAGGTTGTAGCATCCAGTGGAACAAAAATAATGGCAGACAAGGCGATTAGCGCTGCTGCAGATTCAGTTCATGATCTGATAATCCTGCCTGTAAGGTTTCAAAATTCATACCACCCTTTTCTTCATTCATGTGATTTCAACTATGTCTTAGCTTCTTTTGCATCTTCATATTTATCTGCTGTTGGAGCATGGCCAGGAATCGTGCAACTCAATCTTTTGCATgtttacattatttatgttcAATCCTCCCCAAGCTACATGAAAGAAGAATTATTTGCTTCTGGCCTTGTTTTTGTGTTTCCTAAGTCAATGCTCGCTTGTCAATTTCAGGGAGGAACTTTGGGGGTTGAGCGGCTACAGAGGTCTAGAATTGTAAAGAAAATGTTGAAAGAACAACAACTATCTGGAAGAATATTAGGAGCTATCTGTTCTTCGCCTACCATTCTTCAGAAACAAGGACTGCTAATGGTAATAGTCACTTTAATCAATTTCTATCTTTCAGCTGTATCCTTATAAGAGTTGGCTTAGGGTTGAATGGCTAATATGAATAGCTGCCTAATCTCCATGTAATTGTATTTgataagtaaaaaatattaatgaaaatcCCTGTCTGAATCGGCACACATGGTGACAAGGTGGGTAGACAATCCGTTCGTATGTTTTCTTCTCTGCTTTCATGATTTGTTTTCTGCTAAATTTCTAATACACGTCAAACTATAATACTTGCTCAACTTATACAGGGTAAGAAAGCAACAGCTCATCCCTCCGTCATGAGCATGCTTGACGATGCTGTGAGTGGTGTCCGAGTAGTTATTGATGGCAAGGTAATCACTGGCAGGGGACTTGCCACTGCAACGGATTTCGGACTCGCTATTGTAGGTAAGCTTTTCGGGTCAGCAAGAGCAAGGAGTGTGGCAGAGGGTCTCGTTTTTGAGTACCCTAGATGAGATGACGCCAGATGATCCAAAACTCATGATGAGCATCTCATTATTTCTTCTTGGGTGGAGAAAGCTCGGGTTCTGTGTAAATGCTGGATTTAAAGAATCAGCGGATCGGCCCTAGACCCTAGTGATGATCTTATGGTGCGGTGTACCCTCATCCTGTCGTGTGTGAAGCAATGCTCACCGGAAATGGAAGTATTGTCGGATATATCAGTCGGTCTGTTTTCCTTCATTTGGCTCTATTTTTTGCTACCTTTGTTGGTATCCTTGCTTAGATTTATGGTCTACTATAGAAAGCAATCCAAAAGGGGCCTTTCTGGAATTAGTTTCCTTATTAGTTTCGACGATGTATGattcacataatttgtctAGTAGTATGATTTACATCTTCCATCTTGAGGCATACTTTAGTTTCTGAATATTGCGAATGAATTATTTCCTTAGAGATTGATTTATGTTAAGGGGGgttaatttctcaaaaaaaaacaacaactaATAGAGATAGTTTTATcgaaagaagaaataaaaatattccatGGCATGGGGGAATGGTTCGAAAAAGTTTCTATAGAAATGAGCATTCTtatctttcaaaaaaaaaatcgtgaAAAAAAGATTCTTTCAAAATGATTTATGACAGAAAAAGCATAAAAGGTTAAAATGACTGATTTTTATAGACGatcaaagaagaaaattaaaaacattgtTATGGACATAGAATGTAATCACATAATTACATCCAATTTGTATTTGAATTGTGATCATTATGATAAATACATCCAAATAATGAGGGTGTGTCTTTTTTATCCCTCTAAAATGAGATGTAAATATATCTCTTTTAATGTGGATCATGCATATTACTCATTTAG harbors:
- the LOC125217927 gene encoding protein DJ-1 homolog C isoform X1, translating into MALRSLTLPPLSPVAAPKKPVAVYAAVISSTLSVYGSIRNCQTQEKPVVKQRSKKPTGIISPTPETLSPAPLKKVLVPIGFGTEEMEAVIMIDVLRRSGAHVTVASVEEQLEVEAAGGTRLLADAFISACSDQTFDLVALPGGMPGSARLRDCQLLRDITTKQAEAKRLYAAICAAPAVALLPWGLLKRKQTTCHPAFMDKLPTFWSVKSNLQISGELTTSRGPGTCFEFSLSLVEQLFGALVTEEIAATLLLNAADGNSRKEEFNEVSWSSDHPPQVLIPIANGCEEIEVVTVVDILRRAKANVVVASVEKSLQVVASSGTKIMADKAISAAADSVHDLIILPGGTLGVERLQRSRIVKKMLKEQQLSGRILGAICSSPTILQKQGLLMGKKATAHPSVMSMLDDAVSGVRVVIDGKVITGRGLATATDFGLAIVGKLFGSARARSVAEGLVFEYPR
- the LOC125217927 gene encoding protein DJ-1 homolog C isoform X2, giving the protein MALRSLTLPPLSPVAAPKKPVAVYAAVISSTLSVYGSIRNCQTQEKPVVKQRSKKPTGIISPTPETLSPAPLKKVLVPIGFGTEEMEAVIMIDVLRRSGAHVTVASVEEQLEVEAAGGTRLLADAFISACSDQTFDLVALPGGMPGSARLRDCQLLRDITTKQAEAKRLYAAICAAPAVALLPWGLLKRKQLLNAADGNSRKEEFNEVSWSSDHPPQVLIPIANGCEEIEVVTVVDILRRAKANVVVASVEKSLQVVASSGTKIMADKAISAAADSVHDLIILPGGTLGVERLQRSRIVKKMLKEQQLSGRILGAICSSPTILQKQGLLMGKKATAHPSVMSMLDDAVSGVRVVIDGKVITGRGLATATDFGLAIVGKLFGSARARSVAEGLVFEYPR
- the LOC125220123 gene encoding transcription factor bHLH95-like, yielding MADEGKHDNSLLWNDDQSWTFPVLPVVDNGGKVLIDSGRIVTAQEQQRVNDKGKKRVSVSDDHDLHIQIERERRKKMRDMFVILHDLMPHLHPRADKTSIVDEAVEYIKHLRGVVEDLEKHKEKKLKGGNANLSAQSSTSQQRPLVANLNASFTTLSYPNVVVSVCGIDAHINVVCSPTKPRTITYLVFLIDKYNLDLVSAHVSSGIYMLHVRANGVPQQFPEAAPFLVEETYKQVADELMLWINS